In Bacillota bacterium, a single window of DNA contains:
- a CDS encoding cation diffusion facilitator family transporter — MSSKKHSCKGQDHNHSALGHNHGAIDPTIYTTERGIWAIKWSFVGLLITAVFQIIVVTLSGSVALLADTIHNFGDAATAIPLWIAFALARLKPTKRYTYGYGRVEDLAGVTIVLIILLSAIVAGYESVDRLIHPQTVSHVWAIVAASLVGFLGNEAVAVFRIRVG, encoded by the coding sequence ATGTCGAGCAAAAAGCATTCATGCAAAGGACAAGATCATAACCATAGCGCTCTTGGTCATAACCACGGTGCAATTGATCCTACTATCTACACTACCGAGAGAGGTATCTGGGCAATAAAATGGTCGTTCGTTGGCTTATTAATAACCGCCGTATTTCAGATTATAGTTGTTACGCTATCCGGCAGCGTTGCCCTTTTAGCAGATACTATCCATAACTTCGGCGATGCGGCTACCGCTATCCCGCTTTGGATTGCTTTTGCTCTCGCACGGCTAAAGCCGACGAAGCGTTACACATACGGTTATGGCCGTGTTGAGGATTTAGCCGGCGTTACCATCGTCCTTATTATATTGCTGAGCGCTATTGTTGCCGGTTATGAATCGGTTGATAGGCTCATTCACCCTCAAACGGTAAGCCACGTGTGGGCTATCGTTGCCGCCTCTCTTGTTGGATTTCTCGGAAATGAGGCGGTAGCGGTCTTTCGCATCAGGGTAGGCA